From one Streptomyces sp. N50 genomic stretch:
- a CDS encoding DUF456 domain-containing protein yields the protein MGVGELLLVGVVLLLGLCGVLVPGVPGSWLVWAAVLWWALKDPQPVSWGVLVGATVVLFLSQVVRWALPPRRLRASGATPRMGVYAGAGAFLGFVLIPVLGAIPGFMAGIYLHERLRLGRHGEAMASLRTAMRSGGSSVLTELFTCLLIMGAWVGAVIWG from the coding sequence ATGGGAGTGGGTGAACTCCTCCTGGTCGGCGTCGTCCTCCTGCTCGGCCTGTGCGGAGTCTTGGTGCCCGGAGTGCCGGGGTCGTGGCTGGTGTGGGCCGCGGTCCTGTGGTGGGCGCTGAAGGACCCGCAGCCGGTGTCCTGGGGCGTCCTCGTGGGCGCCACGGTCGTCCTCTTCCTCTCCCAGGTCGTCCGCTGGGCGCTGCCGCCCCGCCGCCTGCGCGCGAGCGGCGCGACCCCCCGAATGGGCGTGTACGCCGGTGCCGGCGCGTTCCTCGGCTTCGTCCTGATCCCCGTGCTCGGCGCGATCCCCGGCTTCATGGCCGGCATCTACCTCCACGAACGCCTCCGCCTGGGCCGCCACGGCGAGGCCATGGCCTCCCTCCGTACGGCGATGCGCTCGGGCGGCTCCAGCGTCCTGACCGAACTGTTCACCTGCCTGCTGATCATGGGCGCGTGGGTGGGCGCGGTGATCTGGGGCTGA
- a CDS encoding helix-turn-helix transcriptional regulator gives MLGAIGLDEAHESAYRALVSVGAADVPDLARRLTLGEYDTERALRRLERHGLAAQSSARPGRWVAAPPGVALGALLTQQRHELEKAELAAALLAEEYRATAAEPAVHDLVEVVIGAAAVTQRFLQLQLGATEEVCALVTGTPVAVTGMENDAEEQAADRGVRYRVVLERAVLDQPDGITELTAALSRDEQVRVVDKVPTKLVVADRTLALVPLTSHTAEPAALVVHASGLLELLSGLFESIWRDALPLRLGASGPTEQNPDGPDATDLEVLSLLLAGLTDASVAKQLDLGLRTVQRRVKRLMELTGVTTRLQLGWHAYERGWVART, from the coding sequence GTGCTGGGAGCGATAGGCCTGGACGAGGCACACGAGTCGGCGTACCGGGCCCTGGTGTCCGTCGGCGCCGCGGACGTGCCCGATCTCGCCCGACGGCTGACCCTCGGGGAGTACGACACCGAGCGCGCCCTGCGCCGCCTGGAACGGCACGGACTCGCCGCCCAGTCCTCGGCCCGCCCCGGCCGGTGGGTCGCCGCCCCGCCCGGGGTCGCCCTCGGCGCGCTGCTCACCCAGCAACGCCACGAACTCGAGAAGGCGGAACTGGCGGCCGCGCTGCTCGCCGAGGAGTACCGCGCCACCGCCGCCGAACCCGCCGTACACGACCTGGTGGAGGTGGTGATCGGCGCCGCGGCCGTCACCCAGCGCTTCCTCCAGCTCCAGCTCGGCGCGACCGAGGAGGTGTGCGCGCTGGTCACCGGGACCCCGGTCGCCGTCACCGGCATGGAGAACGACGCGGAGGAACAGGCCGCCGACCGCGGGGTCCGCTACCGCGTCGTCCTCGAACGCGCGGTCCTCGACCAGCCGGACGGCATCACCGAACTCACCGCCGCGCTCAGCCGCGACGAACAGGTACGGGTGGTCGACAAGGTCCCGACCAAGCTGGTGGTCGCCGACCGGACCCTCGCGCTGGTCCCGCTGACCTCGCACACAGCGGAGCCCGCCGCACTCGTCGTGCACGCGAGCGGCCTGCTGGAACTGCTCTCCGGGCTCTTCGAGTCGATCTGGCGGGACGCCCTCCCCCTGCGCCTCGGCGCGTCCGGCCCCACCGAGCAGAACCCCGACGGCCCCGACGCCACCGACCTGGAGGTGCTGTCCCTGCTGCTGGCCGGGCTGACCGACGCGAGCGTCGCGAAACAGCTCGACCTGGGCCTGCGCACGGTTCAGCGCCGGGTGAAACGCCTGATGGAGCTGACCGGCGTCACGACCCGGCTGCAACTGGGCTGGCACGCCTACGAACGGGGCTGGGTCGCCCGTACCTGA
- a CDS encoding SGNH/GDSL hydrolase family protein — translation MVGAGRVVVALLVCVLGAGVGEGTATAEGPAGGAAATWTGTWEAAPSGTAPAQPGASFRNVVHLSVGGSATRVRLTNRLGTAPLRLDAVTVALRETGPDAVPGSMRVATFAGAGTVTVPVGEDLVSDPVPLAVPDAADLLVTVHTPDDSGPATYHRAAGQTNYRAPQGNRTADVDGSAYTATTTSWYYVTGVDVLDAPAAGSVVAFGDSLTDGNGSTRDANRRWPDRLAERLGTLPSYRRLGVLNAGISGNRLLRDDVGPSALSRLDADALSRSGVRVVILMEGINDIKGTPNATDPAAFEDAYRTLVSRAHAYGIRVIGATLTPYGGSSGYTAAREAVRQEINGFIRGGGPFDAVVDFDAAVRDPARPQRILPGYDCGDHLHFNDAGMRALAETVDLTTLG, via the coding sequence ATGGTCGGGGCCGGACGGGTCGTCGTAGCACTGCTGGTGTGTGTGCTGGGAGCGGGAGTTGGGGAGGGGACGGCGACAGCCGAGGGGCCGGCCGGTGGGGCGGCGGCCACCTGGACCGGCACCTGGGAAGCCGCCCCCTCCGGAACCGCCCCGGCCCAGCCCGGCGCCTCCTTCCGCAACGTCGTGCACCTCAGCGTCGGCGGCAGCGCCACCCGCGTCCGGCTCACCAACCGGCTCGGTACCGCGCCCCTCCGCCTCGACGCGGTGACCGTCGCCCTGCGCGAGACGGGTCCGGACGCCGTGCCCGGTTCGATGCGGGTCGCCACCTTCGCGGGTGCCGGGACGGTCACCGTTCCGGTGGGCGAGGACCTCGTCAGCGATCCCGTACCGCTCGCCGTGCCCGACGCGGCGGACCTGCTCGTCACCGTCCACACACCCGACGACTCCGGTCCTGCGACCTACCACCGCGCGGCCGGGCAGACCAACTACCGTGCCCCGCAAGGGAATCGGACCGCCGATGTCGACGGTTCCGCGTACACGGCGACCACCACCTCCTGGTACTACGTCACCGGTGTCGACGTCCTCGACGCCCCGGCGGCCGGCAGCGTCGTAGCCTTCGGAGACTCCCTCACCGACGGCAACGGCTCCACCCGTGACGCCAACCGCCGCTGGCCCGACCGGCTCGCCGAACGTCTCGGCACCCTGCCGTCGTACCGCCGCCTCGGTGTCCTCAACGCCGGTATCTCCGGGAACCGGCTGCTGCGCGACGACGTAGGACCGAGCGCCCTGTCCCGTCTCGACGCCGACGCCCTGTCTAGGTCGGGAGTGCGGGTGGTGATCCTCATGGAGGGCATCAACGACATCAAGGGCACCCCGAACGCCACCGACCCCGCCGCCTTCGAGGACGCGTACCGCACCCTCGTGAGCCGGGCCCACGCGTACGGGATCCGTGTCATCGGCGCGACCCTCACGCCGTACGGCGGCAGCAGCGGTTACACGGCGGCCCGCGAAGCCGTGCGGCAGGAGATCAACGGGTTCATCCGTGGGGGCGGGCCCTTCGACGCGGTGGTCGACTTCGACGCGGCCGTCCGTGACCCGGCGCGGCCGCAGCGGATCCTGCCCGGTTACGACTGCGGTGATCACCTGCACTTCAACGACGCCGGAATGCGGGCGCTCGCCGAGACGGTCGACCTGACCACGCTCGGCTGA